From Nilaparvata lugens isolate BPH chromosome 7, ASM1435652v1, whole genome shotgun sequence, one genomic window encodes:
- the LOC111047642 gene encoding uncharacterized protein LOC111047642, giving the protein MINRLDGATHEWDADRTSPTSTTNKLPAKSKRAEGTKGIGSRRIFAPHFKLQVLDSYRRDSDCMGNQRATARKYGIHRRQIQKWLQMESQLRSTVEEKESLVSSSTASPVSDSSVKPVASKTSKDESLSPVTTTGATTCVVPKRCDLSSAQVITSSSPVQETILNLSSTRLTPNDCRPNSTERYVHNEDSPPPATTRRAEPPLSPGHERIMLADEEDSDIEVDVDGTSSDEETDDASSCASTDQALDLTCSGLGKRRFFSTEFKLGVLDAFYNDRSCTGNQRATARKFGINRRQIQKWLQQESVLRGDCLDLTCKRRKLVEADTQLQLQQPMLTTSATCCGVEAYYQSPPPAWSCFLPVAAAPWPPYPPPQPVFLPPADYKLFRHDSFLPHRQSSHIKVYGMYR; this is encoded by the coding sequence ATGATCAATCGACTGGACGGGGCGACTCACGAATGGGACGCAGACAGGACGTCGCCGACATCCACCACCAACAAACTGCCCGCTAAATCCAAACGCGCCGAAGGCACCAAAGGCATCGGATCCAGACGGATATTTGCTCCTCACTTCAAACTACAGGTGTTAGATTCCTATCGGAGAGACTCTGACTGTATGGGGAATCAGCGTGCCACCGCCAGAAAATACGGCATTCACCGGAGACAGATTCAAAAGTGGCTGCAAATGGAAAGTCAATTACGCTCAACGGTCGAAGAAAAAGAGTCATTGGTCAGTTCATCAACGGCCAGTCCTGTCAGCGATTCATCGGTGAAACCTGTAGCATCGAAAACATCAAAAGACGAAAGTTTATCGCCTGTTACAACGACTGGAGCTACAACGTGCGTTGTACCCAAACGCTGCGATCTCAGTTCAGCGCAAGTTATAACCTCCTCATCACCCGTTCAGGAAACAATCCTCAACCTCAGTTCAACAAGACTGACTCCAAACGACTGTCGTCCTAATAGCACTGAACGTTATGTTCACAATGAAGACAGTCCGCCACCAGCAACGACGAGAAGAGCCGAACCACCTCTGTCACCTGGTCATGAGAGGATAATGTTGGCTGACGAGGAGGATTCCGATATTGAGGTGGACGTTGACGGCACATCGTCGGACGAGGAGACTGACGACGCGAGTAGTTGTGCTTCAACTGATCAGGCTCTCGATTTGACGTGTTCGGGGCTGGGGAAACGACGCTTTTTCTCAACAGAGTTCAAGTTGGGCGTTTTGGATGCATTCTATAACGACCGCAGCTGTACGGGAAACCAGCGAGCGACAGCCAGAAAGTTTGGTATCAATCGACGTCAGATCCAGAAGTGGCTGCAACAGGAGTCTGTGCTGAGGGGTGATTGCCTCGACCTCACCTGTAAACGCCGCAAATTGGTCGAAGCTGACACACAGCTGCAGCTGCAGCAGCCGATGCTAACAACAAGTGCCACCTGTTGCGGTGTGGAGGCCTACTACCAGTCGCCGCCCCCGGCCTGGTCCTGCTTCTTGCCCGTCGCTGCCGCCCCCTGGCCACCCTACCCGCCCCCGCAGCCAGTCTTCCTGCCCCCCGCTGACTACAAGCTGTTCAGGCACGACTCCTTCCTCCCGCATCGCCAGTCAAGTCACATCAAAGTATACGGAATGTACAGGTGa